The following is a genomic window from Methanococcoides sp. AM1.
CCTTACCGGCCATGGAGTCGGGCAATACCTCGCACATGTGCCACCAAGCATCCCGAACAGGCATATCGACCACGGTGCAGTACTTGAGACCGGAGACATCATTGCCATTGAGCCTTTTGCCACGGACGGGGCAGGCATAATCTCTGACGGGGCACTGACGGAGATATTCTCGCTGGTAGGGAGCAAGCCAATACGCTTACCTGCAGCAAGGAAAGTACTGAAAGAGATCGAACCATACCGGACACTTCCTTTCGCAAGAAGATGGCTTACCTCAGACAAACTGGACTATTCACTTATGCAGCTCGAGAGGGCAGGGATCATCACATCATACCCTGTGCTCAAGGAAATTGAGGGGGGTCTGGTCTCCCAGACAGAACATACTGTTATTGTCACCGATGACGGCTGTGAGATAACCACTAAATGAAAGGCCGGTAAAATGAGATCCGCACTGATAATGCTACTGGCAATTATATGCATCATGTCAGTTGTACCAACCTCATCTGCATTTACATGGACCAATACTATTGTCCTGGAAGAGAACGGGATGTCATGGAATTACACTGAAGGCTACACCGGCAAGGTAGCCACAGCATACAGGGCATTTATCGATTCCGAAGTTGGGAACAAAGACAACCATATCAGTGCCTGGGAACTCATGAAAGTGGACCGCCTCACGAGGAACAGGCTCAAGACATCGCTTACGGAAGAACTTGATGTCACATTTGATAGCAACTCAGATGACGTACATACCACAGATGTGGATGCAGATATCTCACTGGACGTCCTGGGAAGCACTTCCAAGACAGAAGACATCAATAACATGTATTTTGTCACCTACAGTTTTGACAGGAACTTCTTTGACATGGGCGATAGCATGACCTTTGACGGGGAACCGAAAACAGAGGTCACCATCACCATGCCGGCAGGTGCAAAAATGCTTTCATACGATGGCGTCAAGATCAAGACAATTGATACAAAGAACAACAGGACAGTTGTCAATGGTTTCTTTGAAGAGGAAGGGAAGATCACTATCGATTATACCAGGAAAGAAGCTGAGATCGATGTTGAAACTGAAGACGATGAAATACCAGAGTGAGAAAGTCCTGAAAACATTAATATAAAGTGAAAGATTCCTTTTGTTCATGATAATAGAACAGATACCACTTGAAAATGGCACTGCTATTGGACTGAAGCTCGAGATGCAGAACGCCCCCCTTCTTGTCATAAGAGCTGACAAGGGGTTTGTTATGTGCGGATACCTCGACACTGAGATGGCAAATAAGCTAGGCGATGTTGCAGCGAAGGTCAGAGGCGTGAACAATTTTGAGGATGTTTTGCACGCCGAAGTGCTGGATGTCACAAACCACGCAAAGGCTATTGGCATCAAAGCCGGCATGAAAGGACATGAAGCACTTGAACTGATGTTCTGAGAACATCTCGTTTTTACCATGTTATACGCATTTGAACTTTCAGGCGAACATGAAGACCTGCCGCGAGCAGAAGTTCTTGCCTGCCTTGACCTTGTTGAGCTTGAATATGAAGAGAACGACTACTTTGACCAGTGTCTTGTTGTGGACGTTGAAGGTGATCCACAGGAAGTGGAACATAAGCTCAATTACGTCGCTGAACGAGTTGCAATGGCACATCACATACTGAAGGTCATTGAGGTCTGTCCTGCAGATGTGGACACTATTCTTGAGGTCGCTGAAAGGATTGACGTATCCGACCACATCAATGAGAAACAGAAATATGTAGTGCGTGCAAAGCGCATCAAGCACAATTCCACTATTGTCTGTGCAGATATGGAAAGGAGTGTTGGAGGCGCCATCTACAGGAAAGGCTTTAATGCGAACCTGAAAGAGCCTGATGTTGAGTTCAGGCTGATCCTCTCTGAAAAATGTGTTTTTGGCTCCGTTATTGCATCCGTGGACCGCAGTGCCTATGAAGCACGTGCCCCTCACAAAAAACCATTCTTCTACCCAGGCGTGCTCCGACCCCGTGTGGCACGTGCACTTGTGAACATGGCCATGGTCAAAGAAAAGGACATTGTGTTCGACCCCTTCT
Proteins encoded in this region:
- a CDS encoding YunC family protein translates to MIIEQIPLENGTAIGLKLEMQNAPLLVIRADKGFVMCGYLDTEMANKLGDVAAKVRGVNNFEDVLHAEVLDVTNHAKAIGIKAGMKGHEALELMF
- a CDS encoding TRM11 family methyltransferase; this encodes MLYAFELSGEHEDLPRAEVLACLDLVELEYEENDYFDQCLVVDVEGDPQEVEHKLNYVAERVAMAHHILKVIEVCPADVDTILEVAERIDVSDHINEKQKYVVRAKRIKHNSTIVCADMERSVGGAIYRKGFNANLKEPDVEFRLILSEKCVFGSVIASVDRSAYEARAPHKKPFFYPGVLRPRVARALVNMAMVKEKDIVFDPFCGTAGILVEAGLVGAKVIGLEVRYKIAVGAHMNLQHFNTDHTMMLGDACRVPLVDASVDAVIADPPYGRSARIEAESLHHLYEASFAEMYRVLKPGGTTIIVSEIDIAEFVRDAGFVTKAQYLQRVHKSLTRKITVLQKPE